In a genomic window of Spirosoma agri:
- the sufC gene encoding Fe-S cluster assembly ATPase SufC, whose product MLSISNLQASIGTKQILKGLDLEVNAGEVHAIMGPNGAGKSTLASVLAGREDYEVTGGSVLFDGKDLLDMAPEDRAAEGIFLAFQYPIEIPGVSTTNFLKTAMNEIRKYRGQESLDAVQFLKLMKEKMKLVNIDQSLLSRSLNEGFSGGEKKRNEIFQMAMLEPKLAILDETDSGLDIDALRIVADGVNKLRSPERATIVVTHYQRLLDYIVPDYVHVLYQGRIVKSGPKELALELEEKGYDWIRAEAA is encoded by the coding sequence ATGTTATCGATCAGTAATTTACAGGCCTCCATTGGCACAAAACAAATATTGAAAGGCCTCGACCTGGAAGTCAATGCCGGTGAAGTTCATGCGATTATGGGCCCTAACGGTGCCGGAAAGAGCACGTTGGCATCCGTATTGGCAGGTCGTGAAGATTATGAAGTAACGGGTGGCAGCGTATTGTTTGATGGTAAAGACCTGCTGGATATGGCTCCCGAAGACCGGGCCGCTGAAGGCATTTTCTTGGCTTTTCAGTACCCTATTGAGATTCCGGGGGTGAGCACGACAAACTTTCTGAAAACGGCTATGAACGAAATTCGTAAGTACCGTGGCCAGGAATCACTGGATGCCGTACAGTTTCTGAAGCTCATGAAAGAGAAAATGAAACTGGTTAATATTGACCAGTCATTGCTGAGTCGCTCGTTGAATGAAGGGTTTTCTGGTGGTGAGAAAAAGCGCAACGAAATTTTTCAGATGGCGATGCTTGAACCCAAGTTGGCCATTCTGGATGAGACCGATTCGGGACTCGATATCGATGCTCTACGGATCGTGGCGGATGGCGTTAACAAACTGCGGTCGCCGGAGCGGGCTACCATCGTTGTGACCCACTATCAGCGACTGCTGGATTACATCGTTCCCGACTACGTTCACGTACTCTATCAGGGTCGCATCGTTAAATCGGGCCCTAAAGAACTGGCGCTTGAGCTGGAAGAAAAAGGGTACGACTGGATTAGAGCCGAAGCCGCATAA
- a CDS encoding SdrD B-like domain-containing protein: MPYTFTKRYKALFLFFFSLVSTWALGQVQVTTSVDKATADVGAPFTYILQIRCPNIVGTCNNVVITDPLPRSLEFNGASAPTGNVQSVTYNTGTHTVTVTMNPVLNGTTDDVQISVGFKKNTYTGTVAANTAYSGPGNTSPSNTVTTTATNGITPPDFSDAVYLTKATNGASYPGSGFAYRWGFGNKSNKTLTSLVIEDVFPASIRVDNFNDASFPNGSTTVSYQIYYKTNTNGTYQLWPGGPWNATNTNAHTVSSLGLSTGSYLTALKWEYGPIPGDGTYYADANSTNNLQLGNLFGQHTGATGDNVINCIRATGQLNATPIAISEACVSEILQTPRLVTYNNKSIQNLKSGYVTGDTLEFTIDYGNDSKSGLDIKNPIITDLLPPELELISYSVGNAFDSTPLGSTPPYFTPVYTKLDQYNNSAQTLLRWNFTGLTIPKRSDGSSSVLRITLKTRIRPGIPLGIYTNTATMAQDYVGPTFCHDLIDASDINGNGLTTDSLCIRSIPFNVVAPTGAGLESTKFVRGSLDTDYIRYPSSGNTVPGGIADYKLQIKNVGTIPLKDIVVIDILPFIGDKGVVDLSTRGTQWRPFLIGAVTTSAANVRVFYSTAQNPCRDELTPGIPSPCQAPNWSTTLPADPNTVQSMKFDFGATVLQPTDALTLSWAMRAPVDAPTNGEIAWNSFGYIATRTDNNSKLLATEPIKVGIKALPLVPAGYGNYVWRDVNGNGVQDEDPSQGINGVRVDIYRPTGDTPNVSADQLVNFTLTSSKNGNPGYYQFSNLSPGRYYAVFHKPIGSLTITQANVVTPDDSLDSDGTATIISGDTLAITAITTLPGSGFDYRWDQGFSPQGQTQACTITDLSVTPGGCDPATNTYVLRGTIGLVNAPAQSLTLTDGTRKTTIEIAAGQTTASFSLTGLTSGTGDHTATLTSGNCGTISKTYTAPVACSTTPICSLNATTTVGACSGVTNTYSATTIVTVTNPTEGILTISTDTQSQVFAVSAGQPATFTAVFSGLASDGASHNVVASLPGCTTLTSAYTAPAACVTVPVYSLSATATASSCDPATNLYSVTAVIGLTNSVAGTLTVSTGSQNLTFVVTNASSQTITAVFGNLNADGASHVITASQPGSASTSTTYVAPTSCSTAPVCSLSIARTTGSCDVSTGTYSTTAVIQLTNPAAGTLTVSDGVQTKTFAVGMTGSNSVTAVFTGLPADGSPRVLTASLPGCSTGTSAYSAPNCCSTTVCVPIVITRTKSR, from the coding sequence ATGCCATACACATTTACGAAACGCTACAAAGCGCTATTTTTATTTTTCTTCTCGCTGGTATCGACCTGGGCGTTGGGTCAGGTTCAGGTCACGACATCGGTGGATAAAGCAACCGCCGATGTGGGTGCCCCGTTTACCTATATTCTGCAAATCAGATGCCCCAATATCGTGGGAACCTGTAACAACGTCGTCATTACGGACCCGCTTCCCCGTTCGCTCGAATTTAACGGAGCAAGTGCGCCAACGGGCAATGTGCAGTCGGTTACGTACAACACCGGCACACACACGGTAACCGTTACGATGAATCCCGTTCTGAACGGGACGACAGATGACGTACAAATTTCGGTAGGCTTCAAGAAAAACACGTATACGGGCACCGTAGCGGCCAACACGGCCTATAGCGGTCCCGGCAACACCAGCCCGTCGAACACCGTTACCACAACGGCCACCAATGGTATCACGCCCCCCGATTTTTCGGATGCGGTCTATCTGACAAAAGCGACTAACGGAGCCAGCTATCCCGGTTCGGGGTTCGCCTATCGATGGGGATTTGGGAATAAAAGCAATAAAACGCTGACTAGTCTGGTGATCGAAGATGTGTTCCCGGCCAGCATCCGGGTCGATAACTTCAACGATGCGAGCTTTCCGAATGGCAGCACCACGGTATCCTACCAGATCTATTACAAAACGAATACCAACGGCACCTACCAGCTCTGGCCTGGTGGCCCCTGGAATGCAACGAATACCAACGCGCATACGGTCAGTAGTTTAGGGCTGTCAACGGGCAGCTACCTGACCGCTCTGAAGTGGGAATACGGACCAATTCCCGGCGATGGTACCTACTACGCTGACGCTAATTCGACGAACAATTTGCAGCTTGGCAATCTATTCGGTCAGCACACGGGTGCGACAGGCGACAACGTTATCAACTGCATCAGAGCGACCGGGCAGCTGAATGCCACCCCGATTGCCATTTCGGAAGCCTGCGTATCGGAAATTCTTCAGACACCCCGGCTGGTTACCTACAACAACAAATCCATACAGAATCTGAAATCTGGTTATGTGACGGGTGATACACTGGAGTTTACCATTGACTACGGCAATGACAGCAAATCGGGCCTGGACATCAAGAATCCGATCATCACCGATCTGTTACCACCCGAATTGGAGCTAATTAGTTATTCCGTAGGTAACGCCTTCGACTCAACACCACTCGGCAGTACGCCCCCTTACTTTACGCCGGTTTACACTAAACTTGATCAGTACAACAACTCGGCTCAGACCCTGCTCCGGTGGAATTTTACCGGCTTGACGATTCCGAAACGCAGTGATGGCTCCTCGTCAGTGCTGCGCATTACCCTGAAAACCCGCATCAGACCGGGCATCCCACTCGGTATTTACACCAATACGGCAACGATGGCGCAGGACTACGTTGGCCCCACCTTCTGTCATGACCTTATCGACGCCAGCGACATCAATGGCAATGGTCTCACCACCGATAGCCTTTGCATACGCAGCATTCCGTTCAACGTGGTTGCGCCAACGGGTGCTGGCTTGGAATCGACGAAATTTGTCAGGGGCTCGCTGGATACGGACTACATCCGGTATCCATCGTCAGGGAACACCGTTCCGGGTGGTATTGCCGATTATAAACTTCAGATCAAGAATGTCGGCACGATACCTCTGAAAGACATTGTCGTCATTGATATTCTTCCGTTCATCGGGGATAAGGGTGTCGTTGATCTAAGTACCAGAGGTACGCAATGGCGGCCGTTTTTGATCGGTGCCGTTACGACCTCGGCCGCCAACGTCCGCGTGTTCTACAGTACGGCGCAAAACCCCTGCCGCGATGAACTAACGCCCGGCATACCCAGCCCCTGTCAGGCACCTAACTGGTCGACAACCCTGCCTGCCGACCCCAATACGGTCCAGTCCATGAAATTCGATTTTGGTGCAACGGTTTTGCAGCCCACGGATGCCCTTACGTTATCGTGGGCCATGCGGGCTCCCGTTGATGCGCCAACGAACGGCGAAATCGCCTGGAATTCATTTGGTTATATCGCGACCCGTACCGACAACAACTCTAAACTACTGGCGACTGAACCAATAAAGGTTGGCATAAAAGCATTACCCCTCGTTCCGGCGGGTTACGGCAATTATGTCTGGAGAGATGTAAACGGCAATGGCGTTCAGGACGAAGACCCGTCACAGGGTATTAATGGTGTTCGGGTGGATATTTACAGACCAACGGGAGACACGCCTAATGTGTCCGCCGATCAGTTGGTCAATTTCACCCTGACCAGTTCTAAAAACGGCAATCCGGGCTATTATCAATTCAGTAACCTGAGTCCAGGTCGTTACTACGCTGTTTTCCACAAACCAATCGGCAGCCTGACAATCACTCAGGCCAATGTCGTAACGCCCGACGACTCGCTCGACTCGGACGGTACTGCAACCATTATCTCGGGCGATACGCTAGCTATCACGGCCATCACAACACTGCCGGGTAGTGGCTTTGACTATCGGTGGGATCAGGGATTTTCTCCTCAGGGTCAAACGCAAGCGTGTACCATCACCGACCTGAGCGTAACACCGGGCGGCTGCGATCCAGCCACGAACACGTATGTGCTGCGGGGTACGATTGGCCTGGTCAACGCTCCGGCCCAAAGTCTTACCCTTACCGATGGAACAAGAAAGACAACCATCGAGATTGCGGCTGGACAGACTACGGCCAGTTTCTCGCTGACCGGGTTAACGAGCGGTACGGGCGACCATACGGCAACGTTGACATCGGGCAACTGCGGCACAATCAGTAAAACGTATACGGCTCCAGTAGCCTGCTCAACGACCCCCATTTGCAGCCTGAACGCGACAACGACTGTGGGGGCTTGCTCCGGCGTTACCAACACCTATTCCGCAACGACCATTGTAACCGTCACCAACCCAACCGAGGGTATCCTTACCATCAGTACCGACACGCAAAGTCAGGTTTTCGCTGTCAGTGCGGGTCAACCGGCTACCTTTACGGCGGTATTCAGCGGACTAGCTTCCGACGGAGCCAGTCACAATGTGGTGGCCTCCCTACCGGGCTGTACGACCCTAACATCGGCATACACGGCTCCGGCGGCCTGCGTGACCGTACCGGTTTACAGCCTGAGCGCGACGGCGACGGCAAGTAGTTGTGATCCGGCCACTAACCTATATTCAGTGACGGCAGTTATTGGGCTTACCAATTCCGTAGCGGGTACGCTTACGGTATCAACTGGCAGCCAGAATCTGACTTTTGTTGTAACGAATGCCAGTTCCCAAACGATCACGGCTGTTTTTGGCAATCTCAACGCCGATGGAGCCAGTCATGTTATCACAGCCTCGCAGCCTGGTTCGGCAAGCACTTCCACGACCTACGTTGCACCAACCTCCTGTTCAACCGCGCCCGTATGCTCCCTGTCAATTGCGAGGACAACGGGCTCGTGCGACGTGTCAACGGGTACGTATTCAACCACGGCAGTCATTCAACTGACGAACCCCGCAGCGGGTACGCTCACCGTTAGCGATGGTGTTCAGACCAAAACCTTCGCCGTAGGTATGACGGGTTCGAACTCGGTCACTGCCGTTTTCACTGGCTTACCCGCCGATGGCAGTCCCCGCGTTCTGACAGCGTCCCTCCCCGGCTGCTCAACAGGAACCAGTGCTTACAGCGCACCGAACTGCTGTTCGACAACGGTATGCGTTCCAATCGTTATCACACGTACCAAATCGAGGTAA
- a CDS encoding arginine deiminase family protein, producing the protein MKNQTDNAVAERIKTQNAGHSLPPQRIAISSEIGTLKRLLIHSPDRGLGKVVPSKAQDWLFEDIVHLDMMRRDEYDYYVKILLYFLDPDKIKGKVADLGPHADRSFFKPDHADYFKSDNVIDIQRLLADILADESIRTRLIAAICGIERTSFRTQQQLNEYDPAELAKIMISGTLPDLTMLFAPLPNFIFTRDIGIVINDHILLNKPAKLARTREALLAQYIFFNHPLFADYQDKIIEIPDNEHAFLLPDADINRDVTRSTLEGGDVMMIAKRHLLIGVSERTTLYAAQQVMRLVFDKNLVDTVTVLKIPKKRDYMHIDTVFTQVKRNVWVLLGTLARTGDEARKRDVIHFFAPKDVSEDLKILQFIKGLEHKPIEIENLEDLLTDISKNDLGATEPVRFIYSGNNEFPFGAREQWTDSCNLLALKDGVVIGYDRNEKTAEAFREAGFEVIGAANLLDRFERGESSPETIENTFIMLPSAELSRARGGSHCMSLPLLRDDV; encoded by the coding sequence ATGAAAAACCAAACGGATAATGCTGTTGCCGAACGGATAAAAACACAAAATGCTGGTCACTCGCTTCCCCCACAACGCATTGCTATTTCGTCTGAAATTGGTACCCTTAAGCGCTTGCTTATTCACAGCCCCGACCGGGGATTAGGAAAAGTGGTGCCTTCGAAAGCGCAGGACTGGCTCTTCGAGGACATCGTTCATCTCGACATGATGCGCCGGGATGAGTACGATTATTACGTTAAGATTCTGTTGTATTTTTTAGATCCTGATAAAATTAAGGGCAAAGTAGCCGATCTGGGGCCTCACGCCGACCGATCGTTTTTTAAGCCCGATCATGCTGATTATTTTAAATCCGACAACGTAATCGACATCCAGCGGTTACTGGCCGATATCCTGGCTGACGAGTCCATTCGCACCCGGCTGATCGCGGCCATTTGCGGTATCGAACGGACATCGTTTCGAACCCAGCAGCAACTGAACGAATACGATCCGGCGGAGCTGGCCAAGATCATGATCTCGGGCACACTGCCCGATCTGACGATGCTGTTTGCGCCCTTGCCTAACTTCATCTTCACGCGCGACATTGGCATCGTCATAAACGACCATATCCTGCTCAACAAACCCGCCAAGTTAGCCCGGACTCGGGAAGCGTTGCTGGCTCAGTATATTTTCTTTAATCACCCGCTGTTTGCTGATTATCAGGATAAGATCATTGAGATCCCCGACAACGAACACGCGTTCCTGCTTCCGGATGCTGACATAAACCGCGATGTTACCCGCTCAACGCTCGAAGGGGGCGACGTGATGATGATCGCTAAACGTCATCTGTTGATTGGCGTCAGTGAACGAACGACACTCTACGCGGCTCAGCAGGTCATGCGGCTGGTCTTCGACAAGAATCTGGTCGATACCGTTACGGTCCTTAAAATTCCGAAGAAGCGCGATTACATGCACATCGATACCGTGTTCACGCAGGTAAAACGGAATGTGTGGGTGCTGTTGGGCACGTTGGCCCGCACGGGTGATGAAGCCAGAAAACGGGATGTTATTCATTTCTTCGCGCCGAAAGATGTATCCGAAGACCTGAAAATTCTACAGTTCATCAAAGGGCTGGAACACAAACCGATCGAAATCGAAAACCTCGAAGACTTGCTGACCGACATCAGCAAAAATGATCTGGGCGCTACGGAACCCGTACGGTTTATTTATTCGGGTAATAACGAGTTTCCGTTCGGAGCGCGGGAGCAATGGACGGATTCCTGTAATCTGCTGGCCCTGAAAGATGGCGTTGTCATTGGCTACGACCGGAACGAAAAGACCGCCGAAGCCTTTCGCGAAGCTGGATTTGAGGTCATCGGTGCCGCCAACTTGCTGGATCGTTTTGAGCGGGGCGAGTCATCGCCGGAAACGATCGAAAACACCTTTATCATGCTGCCCTCCGCCGAATTATCGAGAGCCAGGGGTGGCTCGCATTGCATGAGCCTGCCGTTGTTGCGCGATGACGTATGA
- the ctlX gene encoding citrulline utilization hydrolase CtlX — MQSQATSRIFMIRPAHFGFNPETAESNAFQDGKLAAQTNDATQEDAQREFDEMARQLQATGVDVTVYEDTDEPHTPDSIFPNNWVSFHASGTVVLYPMQAKNRRLERRSDIINDLGERYHVARVVDLTHFEADGKFLEGTGSMVLDRMNRVAFACLSPRTHPDVLAEFARQTGYRTVAFHAADADGKAVYHTNVLMCIGDQFAVICLAAITNPDERLMIRQELEKLNKRIIDISLEQMASFAGNMLMVQSQKGQKLLVMSTRAFESLTPKQIDQLDDYATLLHFDLPVIESNGGGSARCMLAEVHLPMK; from the coding sequence ATGCAATCACAGGCAACGTCAAGAATTTTCATGATTCGTCCGGCTCATTTCGGATTCAATCCCGAAACAGCCGAATCAAATGCGTTTCAGGATGGTAAACTGGCTGCGCAGACGAACGATGCAACTCAGGAAGATGCCCAGCGCGAATTTGATGAAATGGCGCGCCAGCTTCAGGCCACCGGGGTTGATGTGACGGTGTATGAGGATACGGATGAGCCGCATACGCCGGATTCGATTTTTCCGAACAACTGGGTATCATTCCACGCCAGCGGTACGGTTGTACTCTACCCAATGCAGGCTAAAAACCGTCGTCTCGAACGTCGTTCCGATATCATCAATGACCTGGGTGAGCGGTATCATGTTGCTCGTGTCGTCGATCTGACCCATTTTGAAGCGGACGGTAAATTTCTCGAAGGAACCGGCAGTATGGTACTCGACCGAATGAACCGGGTTGCTTTTGCCTGCCTCTCTCCCCGGACCCATCCGGATGTACTTGCCGAATTTGCTCGCCAGACGGGTTACCGGACGGTGGCCTTCCACGCAGCAGATGCTGATGGGAAAGCGGTTTACCACACCAACGTGCTGATGTGTATCGGCGATCAGTTTGCGGTGATATGTCTAGCTGCCATAACCAATCCCGACGAGCGATTGATGATCCGTCAGGAACTGGAAAAACTTAACAAGCGCATCATCGACATTTCACTGGAGCAAATGGCCAGTTTCGCTGGCAACATGCTGATGGTTCAGTCGCAGAAAGGCCAGAAATTACTGGTCATGTCAACCCGTGCGTTCGAGTCACTAACTCCGAAACAGATCGATCAACTGGATGATTACGCCACACTGCTCCATTTCGATCTGCCCGTAATCGAAAGTAATGGGGGCGGATCAGCCCGGTGTATGCTGGCCGAAGTGCATTTACCCATGAAGTAA
- a CDS encoding Gfo/Idh/MocA family protein, whose translation MSIFKAAIIGGGNIADTNHIPALKQLAEQVELVAVCSRDLSKARTLADKHGIAHAFADTATLYRECAPDIVVICTPNYLHHPQTMEALAHNCHVFCEKPPALTAQDAREMAKLATEKGRVLAYNFQLRQTSEWELLMRCKADGLLGDIYHIKAHFLRRRGIPGWGYFTNKAMQGGGALMDLGVHVLDLALCALDYPTPDQVLGNTYDFIGKAGGKGLMGDWNPATFEVDDAATAYLSFPNKASIMLSASFALNTQQDKDRNLELFGSKGGVKLFPFSLHTELAGELADVQFPYLEEVDIQLKNTAAFLDACHGKPSTVCTAEQGAILQEIVERIYQSNR comes from the coding sequence ATGTCGATCTTCAAAGCAGCCATCATCGGTGGCGGAAACATTGCCGATACAAATCATATCCCGGCGCTCAAACAGCTAGCCGAACAGGTAGAACTGGTGGCCGTCTGTAGCCGCGACCTGAGCAAAGCCCGTACGCTTGCCGACAAACACGGCATTGCTCACGCCTTTGCCGACACGGCTACGCTTTATCGAGAATGCGCTCCCGACATCGTCGTAATCTGCACGCCAAATTACTTACACCACCCACAGACGATGGAAGCACTGGCCCACAATTGCCACGTGTTCTGCGAAAAACCACCCGCCCTCACGGCTCAAGATGCGCGCGAGATGGCCAAACTAGCCACTGAGAAAGGACGGGTGTTAGCGTATAATTTTCAGCTTCGGCAAACGAGCGAATGGGAATTATTGATGCGCTGCAAAGCCGATGGTTTGCTGGGCGATATCTATCACATCAAAGCCCATTTTCTGCGTCGGCGGGGTATTCCGGGATGGGGTTATTTCACTAACAAGGCTATGCAGGGTGGTGGTGCCCTGATGGACCTGGGCGTTCACGTACTCGATCTGGCCCTGTGCGCACTCGACTATCCGACACCCGACCAGGTTCTGGGGAACACCTACGATTTTATCGGCAAGGCGGGGGGTAAAGGACTGATGGGCGACTGGAATCCAGCTACATTTGAGGTCGACGATGCGGCTACAGCTTACCTCTCTTTCCCGAACAAAGCGTCGATTATGCTATCGGCCTCGTTTGCCCTGAACACGCAACAGGACAAGGACCGGAATCTGGAACTCTTCGGCAGCAAAGGTGGTGTGAAGCTGTTTCCCTTTTCGCTACACACCGAACTAGCGGGCGAACTGGCTGATGTCCAGTTTCCATATCTGGAAGAGGTTGATATCCAGTTGAAAAATACAGCCGCTTTTCTGGACGCCTGCCACGGAAAACCGTCCACCGTGTGCACCGCCGAACAGGGTGCTATTTTACAGGAGATAGTCGAACGGATTTACCAGTCGAATCGATAA
- a CDS encoding MarR family winged helix-turn-helix transcriptional regulator: MNDVVQEEKAETRFSACLLFSANALARAITAIGDEEFGKFGMCYSHAYLLCEVVGQPGISPSQLSETLYLTPSTITRLVEKLEQKQLVRRESEGKKTLIYPTPEGEAIQPAIAQAWDRVGARYSKAIGENNICQLTQQVFKATQALGEGL; the protein is encoded by the coding sequence ATGAACGACGTAGTACAGGAAGAAAAAGCCGAAACCCGGTTTAGTGCCTGTCTGCTGTTTTCGGCCAATGCGCTGGCTCGGGCCATTACCGCCATTGGTGATGAAGAGTTCGGGAAATTTGGCATGTGCTACTCCCATGCTTATCTGTTGTGTGAGGTTGTCGGTCAGCCGGGGATATCTCCGTCACAGTTGAGCGAAACGCTTTACCTGACACCGTCGACCATTACACGATTGGTGGAAAAATTGGAGCAAAAGCAACTGGTTCGGCGTGAGTCGGAAGGAAAGAAAACGCTGATTTACCCAACGCCTGAAGGTGAGGCTATACAGCCCGCCATTGCTCAGGCCTGGGATCGGGTGGGCGCCCGGTATTCGAAAGCCATTGGCGAGAACAACATCTGCCAGCTGACACAACAGGTTTTCAAGGCGACCCAAGCATTGGGCGAGGGCCTGTAA